In Palaemon carinicauda isolate YSFRI2023 chromosome 1, ASM3689809v2, whole genome shotgun sequence, the genomic stretch TAATGCGTCTGTTTCCAGGTATATTAAACCTTACAATACAGTATTATCTAGAGAACGTTAATAGTACAGTATTCTTAATGAAGAGCAGAAACAGAAATTCGTTGGGCTTGTTCAGATGCTTTCATGCACACCGAAAACTTTGCGTGCTGACAAGGTTCAGTCCGTAGTTTGCGAAGTTTGAGATAAGATGAGGTAGTTAAAGCAAAATCATATAGAAGAAGAAGGAGTACAGCAAAATTTGAGGAGCCAATGAACAAATTCCAAgaatgtttacaaaaaataaaaatcctctgaaatagtttgaatgaatatatatatatatatataatatatatatatatatatatatatatatatatatatatatatatatattatataaagtgatAGACGCTTTTGAAACTTACTTTCATAATGAAAAGATCGATGAAACTAGCAAAGAAGATAGTCTTGCTATTCCAAAGAATggagtaaagaaaaaatatcaaggAAATGTAGATAAGTAAAGACAGTGATGTCTAGATAAGAAGGAAGCGATAAAAGAATGAAATTTAACAGTGACAGAAAACATGTCTCATTGTGTCGAGTAAAAGAAAGATGTATTAAATGAAGTAACAGCCTGGAAGGTAAGGAGGACAATATAGCACGAGTATACTGAAAGTAGAATTCATTGTCATGTaaaattatatactagtgtactagtgtacacaatccgtcaaaaatgacagctaaatatttaaatacatatgcacacacacagattaaacccttcccatcccctcctcctttcctaactaccacacagcagtttgggcaatttgtgggatatatattcatagatgtaGCCAGAAtctagctctttattatattggggagatatcGGTTTTTCTTTTTGACATAACCGGACTGCAGTCTCTGTTAGTTGCACAATAGATAGTTAGTGTAAATCAGAAATAAGCTCAAATGTTGCTAAAGTTTAAAAAAAGGCATTTTAGACAAGCACCGGAAACAGTGGGTTACGAATCTAAGATTAGTTTAGAAAATATGAGTAAATGATTTAATGTTGGTGCAAAATAAAACGTATGAAAATGGTTAAGATTAAAATGGTTGAAATGTTACAAAGTTAAGGGAGGTGATTTCCACGAAACAAGATTTGTTTTCAAAGCCGGCATCTTCCAAAAAGTTCTGATTTCACTTCGGTATTTCTGCGTCAGCTGACCGTTACAGCTTCAACGTTCCTTTGCAGAAGATGGTCTTATTAACGTCCCAATTTCAAGCGATAAGAtgcttttggaagcattgtaaccTGCTTTTCACTGCATTTGAAGCGAAATTTTCTTGCAAGTAAGCACAAGGGCCTAAAATAAAATGCTTGAAATTCAAATCAATATCTCGGCATCACATATATCTAGCCGTTGAAGATAGTGTTTACTTTGCTTTAAAGGCTGTTTTCCAGGTCCTATCACATGGCGGATCACTGCGCACTTCAGGACCGACCTACAAGATCATTTAGTCgtttacattcttaggtatttaactTATCACACAGCGTATTCTGTGTTAatagtcaaatccacattattgaagcatttcgaaaaaaaaggaaagtcttcagtttctccttgaaaaccttaatatcttcagtcttagTGAGGGTTTGTTGTATAGTCTTGCAGCCGCACATTTGAAAGCTCTAggacctacagtagacatactgtatatcttggttccaatattTTGAAATCATCTGTATAGCTATTCTCGTGTCTACACTATTCGTTGGTTGCACGATGCGTTGCAACTCTCTTTTGGACGTCCGGtgctgataacttgatgggttattgcacacATTCAAGTTTAAAGgctcttcatgaatggcagaggcaaggaacagtgacattaccctatcgagcaggacaattcctagactgaccatataaacatatgatcagcactcaaggcccctctccacccaagctagggccaaggaggcccgggcaatggctgctggtgaatcagcagatagatctataggttcccccaaaacccccatcagtagctctaaaggatggtgaggttgcagcaacctaagaaactaacgagtttgagcattactcgaaacccagtctggcgttccccagccagggacgttaccacatcggctaccacaacccttaatcTTAAAATCTACTTATAATTTATGTGAGTCaaatgaaaacatatattttcgatacatatATGAATCAAACTGATTACTTTGGGCATCATTTGAAGGAAAACAATAGATTACCTGAACAAATGTTCGTCGGATTAGCTTTGTCAGGAAATCAAAATGGTGTTTTGACACCTTGTCTTTTTGTATTCCATCTAACTCTTAGACTGTAAATTAGTATCTAGTAGTAGTATATTGATTATTGTATGTTCAGTATATTAATTGCATGGAAACAATATCGTAGTGCTTCAGGTATACATAGTATACTTGTGTACACTACCCGTAAAAAATAACGGCTAACtatctagataaatatgcacatacagattcaaccccccccaccccctttcctagctaccagacagcagtttgggcaatttgtggaaaattgtgctttccgagtggttgctactcagcgtgacaggaaatatatacatgtatacacccatatttaaatgtgtgtatatatatatatatatatatatatatatatatatatatatatatatatatatatatatatatatttccagactttACATAAGGGAGAAGTTCATTcgtgaaaaaaattacattatctaATATATATTACATCAAATATATGTCTCTAATATTATGTGTAACTGACGTGAGTGGAGTGACACGagtttgagcaatttttttttattacaacagGTAAAAATTAATTAACTGCATGAGGATCAAAGTGATTATCTATGGAAATATCATTTAGAGTATTTAATATAATTAGATAAGGTTTAAAGTTATTAGCTTCATATATAACTGCACATCAATGATTTTTATAACATCTTTTTTcgaataaaataattttctactgTTAAATATACGGAAATTATTTCTGTATTTCACTGTATTAAACGGTTCTATCGTTCGTAAGGAGAGAGAATTGATTTAATACTGAGTGTACACCTCACCCTTTCTACAAACaactttcatattttattcatCGCTTAACGcgaaattaattaatttcattttttatttccatgTTAGGGAAAATCCATTACTGGCTGTTCTGTTGCAGCTGTTTGTAAAATAACTGCAATGCGAGAGAGATCCTATTTAGTATTCTGACGCTACACATGTCTGTAATATGatgtgttgctctctctctctctctctctctctctctctctctctcattgtgtataTTTTCTTATTCTGAAGTTGAATAACCCCCGTTTGAATTTAACGTGATTTACAAGTGGCGAGATCGCAAGACCCACACTACCGTAACTTTCTTACCTTATCATCATTTgcaaatggtaaggttgcaagaccTACTCTTTCATACCCATCCTTCCGAATACAGGAAGAATAATTCATAAAATTCTAGGGGGAAAAGTTCAGGCAATTTTTGTCTGAACATCTCACTTTTGTCTGAACATCTCACTTGCTTTCAAATGTTATCCTAATACTAGTGTACTTGACCGTTCAAAAAATGACGGCAAATTATTTAGATAagtatgcacaaacacgcacacacactaaccagggtatgactactatacTTCCCCCTAccttagggacggggagagattgaGTATATGTACGTTTAGTAATGCTGCTCAGCTCGAcaggaaaggaaaatatatatatatatatatatatatatatatatatatatatatatatatgggtgtgtgtttttttattgtaaaggGGGATTAGATATATTTTGTCATTAAAGCTCTGTAATcttgaataataaaaacaaggaCACGGACGAACGGACTTAGCGTGCGGACATGCAGAGAATAATCCTCCGTGATATAGTCAGTCGAATATTGCAACAACCAGataatttatttttatccttttgaaATCTTGGCTTTTGGCGGAGCAATGGCCGTCTCTTCTTAGTATTCCGGCAAGGTCTCTCGTTCGTtctttcaaaggagagagagagagagagagagagagagagagagagagagagagagagagagagagagatgggggtaggaggaggaggaggaggaaaagaaacaTGCGAAAAAGAAGAAACTAAATCACTCGGACGAgaaaggaaggaggagaagacttggCCGCTTTCTTGACGAAGAGAATTTCCTGAGATAAGTTCCAGAATTCTAAAAGGGACTTTCTTCGCTTCTTCAGTTTTTACTCAGCCAAAGAATACGAAGACTGCGAGGCAGAGATCCCATGAAATAATCGCACGAGAAAATATACTTTAGATCATTAATTTCGAGTTGTTTCCGGATGTTGAGGTACGAATACAAAAATTTGgctattcgattattattattattattattattattattattattattattacttgctaagctacaactctacttggaaaagcaggatgctataaggtcaggggctacaatagggaaaattgcagtaaggaaaggaaacgaggaaaaataaaatattttaccaagagtaacatcattgaaataaatttctccTGTATAATCTATGAAAAACTGATGCTACATATGTCTGTGATACGTTgtgttgtgctctctctctctctctctctctcctctctctctctctctctctctctcatctctctctctctctctctctctccttacagtaAGTTTTTGCTCAGCATGCTGTaaacttttaaagtaaattcttgCAACATCTATCCTGATGTCTGCTGCATTGTTTTGGTTTTTGCTTGTCATGCGTTCGAAGCCAGAAGGTACAAAgcatatcttattccatcttggggaAAACGCCGTAGTGCCCAACGGTACGCCTACTGTAGAATACAACTTTTTcggtactgtataatgtatattaacacacacacacacacacacatatatatatatatatatatgtgtgtgtgtgtgtgtgtgtgtgtgtgtgtgtgtgtaatcatcatcatcatctcctcctacgcctattgacacaaaaggcctcgattagatttcgcctgtcgtctctatcttgagcttttaattcaatacttctccactcatcacctcctacttcgcgcttcatagtcctacgccatgtaggtctgggtcttccaactcttctagtgcctcgtggagcccagctgaacatttggtgaactaatctctcttggggatttcgaagagcatactcaaaccatttccatctacctttcatcatgatctcatccacatataacactcgagtttcatttttaatcctgccctgacatttaactcccaatacccttctgagggatttgttctcaaatctactaaatctattggagattgcttcattgtcataccatgacgcatgtctatagagtaacacccgatctcactaaactgatatatagtctgatttttatatgtaatttcaggcgatttgatttccaagttttatttaacctagccatattcgtatttgcctttttcaatctttcattaaactagaattctaaagaccatgtattggaaatCATTACCAAATGGGAAGATAATGAGGTACTCGATTTCATACCATGTTTCTTATAGCGTAGCCATATCAGGGATGGGAATGCAATTAGTGATATCTCATGTCTTTGATTCACAATATATTTAAGAAACCTCATTGAAGGAAGTCCTTGGGAGTGATATCTTGTGAATAGGATGGCCAGAGAATTGGGGAATCCTTTGAAATCCACCACTCTCGAAATGTTTCAAGAATCCACGAACCCCCAAACACCAGTGTGTTGGGGCACCATCTTGCTGgagaacagggttgccaggttttctaaatgagaaaacgccaacttttaaacaacggaagctctAAAAgaccaaaccattagtagaaaaaggacataaattatagcatttatggttaatcaatttttaaaaaaggccaaattgagatatttgggACGTAAAAAAGCCAGAATTAAGGGGTTTGGCCTCAAAAAGGCCAATCTGGCCACCCTGTGATGGTTGATGGAAGGTCATCTAGTTTTGGTGCTacttgaggtaacgtccctgactggtgaacgccagactggggttcgagtccggcttaaactcgttagtttctttggatgatgcaacctcaccatccttgtgagctaaggatggggtgttttgggggaacctatagatctatctgctgagtcatcagcagccatcgccttgccctccttggtcatagcctgGGGAGAGAGGAGGCGTTGGTGCTAAATCataatgtgtatatggtcagtctccagggaattgtccttttagatagggcaatgctactgtccctcgcctctggcattcacgagtggcccttaaacctttaaaacgtcaaggtaaacatctgatgtaattgatgtcttgtggaagaaaatagaccaatgattcgattgtactggatccagggcattgtccttttagatagggcaatcctactgtcccttgcctcgggcattcacgagtggcctttaaacttttaaaaggtcaaggtaaacatctgatgtaattgatgtcttgtggaagaaaatagaccattgactcgattgtactggatccaacACCACACTGAAGTTCCCCAATCACATGAGGATCATATGATTCCCAGGTTCTCACATTATGTGTTGTCTCATCCCGAAAACAAACTCGTTTGAAGAACATTCCGTCTTCAGACACTCGTTCTAATATGTTAactgcaaactattttttttttttcataattataatattgCTCAAGTGATGTGCTTGGCCTATAAGCAGTAGCACTTTGTAAGTGTACAAtcacagattcatatatatatatatatatatatatatatatatatatatatatatatatatatttatttatttattattattattattattattattattatcattattgttattattattattaaatgctaagctacaaccctagttggaaaagaaggatgctataagcccaggggccccaacagggaaaatagcccagtgaggaaaggaaacaaggaaaaataaaatatcttaagaatagtaacaatattaaaataaatattttctatataaacaataaaaactttcaacaaaacaagaagagaaactagatagaacagtgtgcccaagtgtaccctcaagcaagagaactctaatcctagacagtggaagaccatggtacagaggctatagcactacccaagactagagaacaatgttttgattttggagtgtccttctcctagaagagctgcttaccatagctgaagagtctcttctacccttaccagggggaaagtagccactgaagaattacaatgcagtagttaaccccttaggtgaagaagaattgtttggaaatctcagtgttgtcaggtgtatgaggacagaggataatctgtaaagaataggccagactattcagtgtctgtgaaggcaaaaggaaagaaccgtaaccagagagaaggatccaatgtagtactgtctggccagtcaaaggacccctaactctcaagcggtagtatctcaacgggtggctggtgcccttgccaacctactacatatatatatatatatatatatatatatatatatatatatatatatatatatatatatatacatacatatatatatatatatatatatcatctcctactcctacgcctattgacgcaaagggcctcagttagatttcgccagtcatctctatcctgagcttttaaatcaatattttccaatcgtcctctcctatttcacgcttcataagtctgggtcttccaactcttctagtgccttgtgcgtatgtgtgtgcgtgtgtgtgattgcgtgtatatatatatatatatatatatatatatatatatatatatatatatattatatatatatatgtatatatatatatatatatatatatatatatatatatatatatatatatgaaataactgatgATATTAAATGGTGTTTTCTTGGCAAGAATAATGCACGAAGAGAttaaagtactgagagagagagagagagagagagagagagagagagagagagatacggctcTATCACCCtaccaggccccccccccccccgaccccccaaATCAGCTGATTGACAGCTCCCAACCGTGAGACGATATTCCCACCTGAAGAATTCCTTCAAAGATCCAGAAATGAAAGAATTatgagccacacacacacacacacaacacacacacacacacacacacacaaaacataacatataattgctattatcataatctaccaaaagcgagagagagagagagagagagagagagagagagagagagagagagagagagagagagagagagagagccgtctggAAATTCCGTCGATGAGTTAGCGATTCAAAACGTCTTCAGGGAAGTTTTCCCTTCGATATCTctggatcccagagagagagagagagagagagagagaggagaggagagagagagagagagagagagagagagagagagagagagttcatttcggTCATCATTCGTGTTCCTAAATCTTAAAAATTTCTCCTTTTTCTGTAGAATCTTTTCTAGACTTCATCCGGGGAAAGAAATATCACAAAGGAATATTGTATGGAGAAATTATTCATTTCTcggaagaaaagaaaggtgaataataagatagataatataaaacaagatgaaaaagaagaggaggaggaatttccctgaagcagttTGAAGAGTCTTCAGAGGCTTCAAGGAATGAATGTGTGTGAGACTCGGAGCTGGGAGCGGATTCTGAGGGTCTCTGGGAGATCaccttctgtttcttttttatttttttttcaaaataaggttggtcgaaggagaactatctggtaatctaacatagatttcatgatgttcggtatgtaccaaacagcgatcaacacaatcaggaaagcattcaacggagCTTTTGGAGGATTATTCAACGCATCACACCTTgcagctgatcttcaggagcaacattcggcgtgtgagagctatttcaTGGATATCAAAGGACAAATGAAGGAAATTCAGGATTCCTTTGgattcaggatggtctcttggctactgccaAAGAGGATTGAGAACCCTGAGGGCGAGATCGGAAACGTTCCCGTCCTCCAGCGACTGTTGtcctccttccctgtggtcggaggattttggaaatcacggcaggatcttcagttgtgtcaactgaaggtccagactttGGAACGGAATCTGGAAACGCTCAAGACTGATCTGAAACCTATTGAAATTCTTGGGAAATTTCTCCCAGACTTCGTCACTGGAACTGAGGAtggaactattgttccccaaatgagtggtggcaattggttcCGTGTTGCTATGGTAGGTATGTTTGTGGCTGGAAATGTCTtattgtggaaattcttgtccaaaaaggaggaagaaaaggaacaagCAGAGTTAGGTAAAAATGTTCAACTGGAAATggaaaaacaaattgaatttttGGACAGAGAACTGGAGAGTGCCTGGGAAGAGGTCCACTCTAGATGCCAGTTGGAATCTAAattggaagaagagaaaaaagagctgaaggcagagattcaacgtctctccaacgctatggaaactcttcaaaaggataaagaaaataaaattgaaaatttctcaaccaagatGCAGGATCTGCAACTAACCAACGAAcaactaaagagtgaactctctaatagagagattacaattggcgatcatttagatgatttaactgagaaggaccaaaaaatttctggactaaatgatcaattggaaaaagttcacGGGGAAAATGAAGCCCGTGTTAAGAGGGAATCAAAACTTGAGAAGGAGATAGAGGAACTGAAAGTAGAGACTCTAGGTCTCTCCCAAAGAATTGAAACTcttcaaattgaaaaagaaatcgagattgaaaAATTCTCGACTAAGTTGCAAGATCTTCAGGAAACCAACGATCACCTAAATGAGGAATTATCTGataaagatgcttccatcggagaatatctaaataaattaattgagatggaacaaataaatcttgacaTGTGTGACCGACTAGCAAGAGTTGAGGATGAAAAAATAGCCTCTATTCATTTGTTGGAATCAAGATTCAAGGATACGATTGTAGAATTTGAAGagattattggagagatgaaaacagagagaggCTGGAGATGAGCTTGACTGAGGCTAGAGTTaatgatttggtcaggaatggaaggtacaactgcctcttagaggagttaaaagctcttaaggaagaatattcacataaatttagtgagatggagcaAAAAAATCGTGAAATGAGTGAGGAACTAGAAAAACTTGAGGGTGAAAAGGTGGCCTctattcatcggttggaatctgtatttgagaaaAAGATTGACGAACTGGAAGATACAATTGAGAAGCAATTGGGGATTATTGgagagatgaatacagagaaagagaggatggagatgAGTCTGAGCGAGGCTAAAATGAAAAACTTGACCAGTGAGGGAAATTACACAAGTTCAAGTACGGAAATGGCAAAGGAAACGATCGtccaaataacaaaagaaaatgttggtctgaaggaTGAGCTGCTTGCAGCAAATGAGATCACCTCTTCGCTCAAGGAGGAACTTTAAgggagagataagaagaaagaactgaacagacctggaacgaggaaagtgagacttaacaggtcaggtttagaaatcttgaccgagatggatggacagaaggaagatgtccaaaaggatgtcagtgtcaatgaagaggaagtcaaagtagttcaggcagcagaggacctggattccaacggacataaggaggagaaggaggtcgttggagggccatctggtgtgggtcaggtgctgagctggctgctagccgccaaagaggctctccctgacaacaaccacaaggaagagcagaagctccaaaaggaaacttcttccagtgaagaggaggagaaagaggaggaggaggacaaggaggaggaggaggagaaggagaaggaggagaagaagaagaaggaagatgaggaggaagagaaggagaaggatgaggaggaggagtagaaggaggaggaggagaaggaggaggaggaggaggaggaggagaaggaggagaaaattGCAGAGAAAAAACCTGCTCGCAAACTTATCGTTTTTTACCTGGAACCTGAGAAGCCCAAAAGGGTCTTCTCATCtcatatcaccttccaaggtgcaaaGGTTGGAGCTAACCCCACAAGGAACTATGCCCTAAAGGGGCACGTGACTGTCGCCTTGGATGTCccaaggaagttccacagagccatatatggagtggaaggaaagacgctgatggaaatcacccggcagagtggcgTCAGCTCCATAGATATGCCAAGAAGGCACGAATACAGTAATTTGATCATCATCAGTGGTACCATTGGGTatgttcaattagcagctgatatTATCGATAGGCTTCTGAGGAGACTTACCGGTTATTAAATACTTCAATCAGGAAAaaaaagaatctaaaaaaaaatctaaataagaaaaaaaataaaaaaaaatctagaaaaaaaatgaaaaaataatatatatatatatatatatatatatatatatatatatatatat encodes the following:
- the LOC137639196 gene encoding tropomyosin Tod p 1.0102-like, encoding MSLTEARVNDLVRNGRYNCLLEELKALKEEYSHKFSEMEQKNREMSEELEKLEGEKVASIHRLESVFEKKIDELEDTIEKQLGIIGEMNTEKERMEMSLSEAKMKNLTSEGNYTSSSTEMAKETIVQITKENVGLKDELLAANEITSSLKEEL